CCATGCTTTACAAGGCCGGACCGGAAGAGCTCAAGCTGTTGCTCATCGACCCCAAACGCATTGAGTTGGCTGTGTATGCCAGCCTGCCGCATCTTGTGCATCCCGTGGTCACCGATATGGCCCTTGCCAAGTCCGCCCTTGAATGGGCCGTCTTTGAGATGGACAAGCGATACGAGAATATGGCCCGCCTCGGCGTGCGCAATATCGCCAGTTACAACGAAAAGCTGGCCAAGTCCGGTGATGATCTTCCAGAAGAGTTGGAAGATCTTGAACCCATGCCGTATCTGGTCATCATTGTGGACGAGCTGGCCGACCTCATGCTCACTGCCGGAAAGGAAGTGGAAATCAGCATCGTGCGTCTGGCGCAGCTGGCCCGTGCTGCCGGGATTCACATCATCCTCGCCACCCAGCGTCCGTCCGTTGATGTCGTAACCGGGCTGATCAAGGCTAACTTCCCGACCCGTATTTCTTTTCAGGTAACCTCCAAGCACGACTCACGCACCATTCTCGATATGGTCGGTGCGGAGAAGTTGCTTGGACGCGGTGACATGCTTTTCAAACCCAGCGGTTCCAAGCTGCGCAGGCTGCATGGTGCCCTTGTTGAAGATGACGAGATCAAGGGCGTAGTGGATTTTTGGAAGAAGAAATATCCGCAGGATTTCGAACTCGATTTCACTGACTGGAAAGATTCCGACCAGTCCGGACCCGGTGCCGGATCAATGCCCGGAGAATCCGATGACCCGGTCTACAACGAGGCCGTTCAGTTTGTTATGGAGCAGGGCAAAGCTTCTATTTCTCTCCTGCAGCGTCGTTTCCGCATCGGATTCAACCGAGCTGCCCGGTTTATCGAACAGATGGAACAGGACGGCATTCTCGGCCCGCAGGATGGCAGCAAGCCGCGCATAGTACTTGTTACTAAAGATTAGCCTTCGGCGACACCACAGGTCTCGCGTATCCGTAAGACTCGAAGCAAAGCTTCTCGCCGAACGGCTACGAGGCCTGCCGGGGGCCTTAAACCCTTTTTGTAAAAAGGGTTCAAGAATCCCAAAAACTTTTATTATGCTTCGCAGTTTAAATTTTAAGACCGCAATATTAAAAATATTGTGGTCTTTTTTTAGGTTATTTCCAAATAAACTTAAACGGGCAACAGTCTCCGCCTTCTGCGAGGGTGGTGTCTCTGACCATGCTTAATTTATCGTTGTAGCCTTTGGCGAAAGGTTCGTCGCGGGAGCAGGAGAGCAGGGTGCATAGTTCTTCGGGCAAGCCCATTTCGCGGTATGATTCCTGATAGCGGCAGCGGACTACTTTGATTGTCAGTTCATTGCCGTTGATGGAGATGTCGCTGACTTCGATGGCGTCTTCTTTTTTCCAGATTTCCACCACTGTGGAAAAATGTTCGAGATTCGGCGTGTCTACGGATGCGGCGAATCCCTGTCCGGCTTTGCGGGCTGATTTTTGCAGGTTTTCGGTTATGATTTGCAGGGCTTGTTCTTTACCCAGCTGTTCGGACATGGTTGCGTAGAGTTCGCCGTAAAGCTCGGCTTCGATCAAGCGGCGGGAAATTTGTGATACAGGTTGTACTTTCATAATCAATCCAAAAGGGTTAAGGGTGGTTCTGTAGATGAACCCGAATTCACGAGGAGAATAATGCGATTCAGGATTTTAATACTTGTTATCTCGGCTCTGCTTTCCTTCAGCACAGTAGCGATTGCTGATGATTTGACCACCGAGATTCAGAAAACAT
The Desulfovibrio sp. JC010 genome window above contains:
- a CDS encoding L-2-amino-thiazoline-4-carboxylic acid hydrolase — protein: MKVQPVSQISRRLIEAELYGELYATMSEQLGKEQALQIITENLQKSARKAGQGFAASVDTPNLEHFSTVVEIWKKEDAIEVSDISINGNELTIKVVRCRYQESYREMGLPEELCTLLSCSRDEPFAKGYNDKLSMVRDTTLAEGGDCCPFKFIWK